From the Clostridiales bacterium FE2011 genome, one window contains:
- a CDS encoding 2-dehydropantoate 2-reductase, translating into MNIYIDFDDCLCESGRAFGRLAADLFGKNVPYDEIRYFNLQQAFDLTDEQYDELLIKGHEPDFLLSFEEAPGASTVINEWLRQGHNVSIITGRPYSSYEPSRAWLDSHGLQDVNVYFLDKYGRENFLKNCNFSLKLDDYYKMQFDYAIEDSPLAFRFFDHLPDLKVMVFDRPWNRAAAFPNGNYRRCPDWETIRAIVAKQQEMK; encoded by the coding sequence GTGAATATCTATATCGATTTTGATGACTGCCTGTGCGAGTCCGGAAGGGCCTTTGGCAGGCTGGCTGCTGATCTGTTCGGAAAGAACGTTCCCTATGATGAGATACGGTATTTCAATCTTCAGCAGGCCTTCGACCTGACAGATGAACAGTATGACGAACTGCTCATCAAAGGTCATGAGCCGGATTTCCTTCTCTCCTTCGAAGAAGCGCCCGGGGCGTCTACAGTCATTAATGAATGGCTCCGCCAGGGGCATAATGTGTCGATTATCACCGGCCGTCCTTACAGTTCCTATGAGCCTTCCCGCGCATGGCTGGACAGCCACGGACTTCAGGATGTCAACGTGTATTTCCTGGATAAATACGGCAGGGAAAACTTCCTGAAAAACTGTAATTTCAGCCTGAAACTCGATGATTACTATAAAATGCAGTTTGATTACGCTATAGAAGATTCACCGCTGGCTTTCAGGTTCTTCGATCATTTGCCGGATCTTAAGGTCATGGTCTTTGACCGGCCATGGAACAGAGCCGCTGCCTTCCCGAACGGAAACTATCGCCGGTGTCCCGACTGGGAAACCATCCGGGCGATCGTGGCAAAGCAGCAGGAAATGAAATAA
- a CDS encoding glycoside hydrolase family 18 protein, whose product MKKLLCVLLTAALLCALFLGGACAETKKEEPGVTVYFPNWNIYSDSRQDVNGLPWDRIDCVNHAFWEVIPQDGGFAIVSTDPWADTDPDNPVAHFAQYAECAEKYPDKQILISIGGWTDSGHFSEMALTKESRGSFIQSCLDTLDAYPFLSGLDIDWEYPGVEREPEDESDEGCPVVGDDWTNYTLMLKELREALDEHFGEGKKILTVCAGASVGWSLSKQDYASLHPYVDKINLMTYDMAGSWEENTGHHTALLGEVSADTAVKYLLEQGVPAEKITIGSPLYSHGWKMREAAEETVGAPADAIDDMTWHDIMAIEQAAVPEGTPGWHKGYDAEKGAAWLWNDNPEAPEYLDFITYESTESLAAKLDYIKANGLGGLIIWEVHGDSIDNDWPMITQMHKGLQP is encoded by the coding sequence ATGAAGAAGCTCCTTTGCGTGTTACTGACTGCTGCCCTGCTCTGTGCCCTTTTCCTGGGCGGCGCCTGTGCCGAAACGAAGAAAGAGGAACCCGGCGTGACTGTTTACTTTCCGAACTGGAACATTTATTCCGACAGCCGGCAGGATGTGAACGGCCTGCCGTGGGATCGAATCGACTGCGTGAACCACGCTTTCTGGGAAGTCATTCCTCAGGACGGCGGTTTCGCTATCGTGTCCACCGATCCCTGGGCGGATACGGATCCGGACAACCCCGTAGCCCATTTCGCCCAGTATGCGGAATGCGCGGAGAAATATCCTGACAAGCAGATCCTGATCTCCATCGGCGGATGGACGGACTCCGGCCACTTCTCCGAGATGGCACTGACCAAGGAAAGCCGCGGATCTTTCATCCAGAGCTGCCTGGATACCCTGGACGCTTATCCTTTCCTGTCCGGCCTGGATATCGACTGGGAGTATCCCGGCGTGGAACGTGAACCCGAGGATGAAAGCGACGAAGGCTGCCCGGTGGTGGGTGACGACTGGACCAACTATACCCTGATGCTGAAAGAGCTCCGTGAAGCGCTGGATGAGCATTTCGGCGAAGGAAAGAAGATCCTGACCGTGTGTGCCGGCGCCTCTGTCGGCTGGTCCCTGAGCAAGCAGGATTACGCTTCCCTGCATCCCTATGTGGACAAGATCAACCTGATGACCTATGACATGGCCGGCTCCTGGGAGGAGAACACGGGCCATCATACGGCGCTGCTGGGTGAAGTTTCCGCGGATACGGCCGTGAAATACCTGCTGGAGCAGGGTGTGCCGGCGGAAAAGATCACGATCGGTTCTCCGCTGTACAGCCATGGCTGGAAGATGCGTGAAGCGGCGGAAGAAACCGTTGGCGCTCCCGCTGACGCGATTGACGATATGACCTGGCATGACATTATGGCGATCGAGCAGGCTGCTGTGCCGGAAGGAACGCCCGGATGGCATAAGGGCTATGACGCGGAAAAGGGCGCTGCCTGGCTGTGGAACGACAATCCGGAAGCTCCCGAATATCTCGACTTCATCACCTATGAAAGCACCGAGTCCCTGGCGGCGAAGCTGGACTATATCAAGGCCAACGGACTGGGCGGCCTGATCATCTGGGAAGTGCATGGTGACAGCATCGATAACGACTGGCCGATGATCACACAGATGCACAAGGGACTGCAACCCTGA
- a CDS encoding TetR/AcrR family transcriptional regulator, with protein MKKGEKRKLDLIQIAYRLFVSRGYEHTSVDEIIEEAGIAKGTYYYYFQSKEQMLEEVIEMMLQAEAEKAEAVLHTDLSVPQKIVGIIASIQPAQEERTIDNALHQPENILMHNKIKGRLYDLIVPILSRAAEEGVEKDLFHCDNIPERVRMIMILSGDMFDGHVPATPATIDVFIDTTEKILGAEPGTMGFIRGLIQHAEDIQ; from the coding sequence ATGAAAAAAGGGGAAAAGCGTAAGCTGGATCTGATTCAGATTGCCTACCGGCTGTTTGTTTCCAGGGGATACGAGCATACCAGCGTGGATGAGATCATTGAGGAAGCTGGCATCGCCAAGGGCACATACTACTATTACTTCCAGAGCAAAGAACAGATGCTGGAAGAAGTGATTGAAATGATGCTGCAGGCGGAAGCGGAAAAAGCGGAAGCTGTTCTCCATACAGATCTTTCTGTGCCTCAAAAGATCGTCGGGATTATCGCGTCCATCCAGCCTGCCCAGGAAGAGCGGACGATTGACAACGCCCTGCACCAGCCGGAAAACATCCTGATGCATAACAAGATCAAAGGGCGTTTGTATGATCTGATTGTGCCGATCCTGTCCCGGGCGGCAGAAGAGGGCGTGGAAAAAGACCTGTTCCACTGTGACAATATTCCGGAACGGGTCAGGATGATCATGATCCTCAGCGGTGACATGTTTGACGGGCATGTTCCTGCCACACCCGCAACGATCGACGTTTTTATTGATACTACAGAGAAAATCCTCGGCGCAGAGCCGGGGACAATGGGATTTATCCGCGGGCTGATTCAGCACGCGGAAGATATTCAGTAA
- a CDS encoding CPBP family intramembrane metalloprotease — protein sequence MQPTAYRYRPVLFFALAYLFTWIFWIPAIFIKGNTGTFLMMLGLIAPAVVSTLFVVFSGSDALKKDLRQKIVGFYKVKWMNVLLAILVFAGITACSILLSLAFGQPLSQFSFTEDFSFTGVGIGSALLTILVASIIEEVGWKGYCEDSIGNYMNWFWESMIFGALWSFWHFPLIFIQGTYQAGLMVNPLYVINFFVSGIPLGFIITWVYLASDRSILACMVFHLFVNFMQEKIAMTPETKCVQTIVVIAATVIIVAAKRDMFFETRHVGRLLDSVSGK from the coding sequence ATGCAGCCTACAGCCTATCGATACAGGCCTGTGTTGTTTTTTGCACTGGCTTATCTGTTCACATGGATTTTTTGGATACCGGCAATCTTTATCAAAGGAAACACCGGCACGTTCCTGATGATGCTGGGGCTTATTGCTCCGGCGGTGGTTTCCACACTGTTTGTTGTCTTCTCCGGATCAGACGCACTCAAAAAGGACCTGCGGCAGAAGATCGTCGGCTTTTACAAGGTGAAATGGATGAACGTCCTGCTGGCAATCCTGGTATTCGCCGGGATTACAGCCTGCTCCATCCTGCTGTCCCTGGCATTTGGCCAGCCGCTGAGCCAGTTCTCCTTTACCGAGGATTTTTCCTTTACCGGTGTGGGAATCGGCAGCGCGCTGCTGACAATCCTGGTTGCTTCGATTATCGAGGAAGTGGGCTGGAAGGGATACTGTGAGGATTCCATCGGAAACTATATGAACTGGTTCTGGGAATCCATGATTTTCGGTGCACTCTGGTCTTTCTGGCATTTTCCGCTGATCTTCATCCAGGGTACATACCAGGCGGGACTGATGGTTAATCCGCTGTATGTGATTAACTTCTTTGTCAGCGGCATTCCGCTAGGATTCATCATTACCTGGGTCTACCTTGCCAGTGACCGGTCGATTCTGGCCTGCATGGTCTTCCACCTGTTTGTCAATTTCATGCAGGAGAAGATCGCCATGACGCCCGAGACGAAATGCGTGCAGACTATTGTCGTTATAGCAGCTACAGTGATTATCGTCGCTGCAAAGAGGGACATGTTTTTTGAAACCCGCCATGTAGGCAGATTGCTGGATTCTGTTTCGGGAAAGTAA
- a CDS encoding GNAT family N-acetyltransferase, with amino-acid sequence MKYTQKIVLKNGTEALIRNSDAPDGANVYEAFNLTHAESDYLLSYPDENSYDPEQEAQFLAKKAESPNEIELVAIMDGKIAGMAGIEAVGSKYKVKHRAEFGISVLKEYWGLGLGKALMQACIQCAREAGYVQLELNVVAENERAIALYKSLGFEEFGRNPRGFNSRTSGFQELVYMLLKL; translated from the coding sequence ATGAAATATACACAGAAGATCGTACTGAAAAACGGCACAGAGGCACTGATCCGGAACAGCGACGCACCGGACGGAGCCAATGTTTATGAAGCCTTTAACCTCACCCACGCAGAATCAGATTACCTGCTGTCATATCCTGATGAAAACAGTTATGATCCGGAACAGGAAGCTCAGTTCCTGGCTAAAAAAGCAGAAAGCCCGAATGAAATAGAGCTTGTTGCCATCATGGACGGCAAGATTGCCGGCATGGCCGGAATCGAAGCCGTCGGCAGCAAATACAAGGTAAAGCACCGCGCCGAATTCGGCATAAGTGTCCTGAAGGAATACTGGGGGCTCGGCCTGGGAAAAGCCCTCATGCAAGCCTGCATTCAGTGTGCCCGGGAAGCCGGATATGTCCAGCTGGAGCTGAACGTGGTTGCCGAAAACGAAAGAGCCATTGCATTATATAAAAGCCTGGGCTTTGAGGAATTCGGCCGGAATCCCCGGGGATTTAACTCCCGCACAAGCGGTTTTCAGGAACTGGTTTACATGCTGCTGAAGTTATAA
- a CDS encoding CPBP family intramembrane metalloprotease: MINKETQNSIHSGRLLWYLLLVAALSAFCYVTLHVWLLPYSVAYSETGAVSVGYVLYVIIGLLFSTPTPFIAVLIISLIRDKISVKQLFSNIMYTENKGKTILITGGFCLFTLIYAILFGKPNGTAWYMLPLLFIVMIPFVGIAEETGWRGLLQPEMEKRMPFPFSVLTTSVIWYAWHYPVWLDPTSHHYGDSMIGFGITILIWAFALAAIYKATKSIIACAVYHAFIDSIGVIFDWNALFDPFPGDLSANVFRILWLAAALILWFAADRMNHGQKLKTGV, translated from the coding sequence ATGATAAACAAAGAAACTCAAAACTCAATTCACTCAGGCAGGCTGCTGTGGTATCTGCTGCTGGTAGCCGCGCTTTCAGCCTTTTGTTATGTCACACTGCATGTCTGGCTGCTGCCGTATTCTGTTGCTTACAGCGAAACAGGCGCTGTGTCTGTCGGCTATGTGCTGTACGTTATCATCGGTCTGCTGTTTTCCACGCCAACGCCCTTTATTGCCGTATTGATCATCTCCCTGATCAGGGACAAAATCAGCGTAAAGCAGTTGTTCAGCAATATCATGTACACGGAGAATAAGGGAAAAACCATTCTGATCACCGGCGGGTTTTGCCTGTTTACCCTCATATATGCAATCTTATTTGGTAAGCCCAACGGCACGGCATGGTACATGCTTCCGCTTCTCTTTATCGTCATGATCCCTTTTGTAGGCATCGCCGAGGAAACCGGCTGGCGGGGACTGCTCCAGCCTGAAATGGAGAAAAGGATGCCCTTCCCCTTTTCCGTCCTGACAACTTCCGTCATCTGGTATGCATGGCACTATCCGGTATGGCTTGATCCAACGTCTCACCATTACGGAGACAGCATGATCGGTTTCGGAATCACAATTCTGATCTGGGCCTTTGCCCTGGCGGCCATCTATAAGGCAACAAAAAGCATCATTGCCTGCGCGGTATATCACGCGTTTATTGACTCAATCGGCGTAATCTTTGACTGGAACGCTCTGTTCGATCCCTTCCCGGGCGATCTTTCCGCCAATGTATTCCGGATTCTCTGGCTGGCCGCTGCTCTTATCCTGTGGTTTGCCGCTGACAGAATGAATCATGGTCAAAAGCTGAAAACAGGAGTATAA
- a CDS encoding GNAT family N-acetyltransferase: protein MICSAETLTLRDGRQCTLRSVEPEDAQLMLQYMKVMLGETPFLLRPPEEFNYTVEEEASVLAGRRNDPRSLMLVAEMDGRIIACADICSHGPKSRLMHRGELGISILKDYWHQGIGSALMERLIAFAQRSGYEQIELTVESKNRRAINLYMKYGFTVFGTRPHGMKYPDGSYDNDYLMVRML from the coding sequence ATGATCTGTTCTGCGGAAACACTCACGCTCCGGGACGGCCGGCAATGTACGCTTCGTTCCGTGGAGCCGGAAGATGCGCAGCTCATGCTGCAATATATGAAAGTCATGCTGGGTGAAACGCCTTTCCTGCTGCGTCCCCCGGAAGAGTTTAATTATACGGTGGAGGAAGAAGCTTCTGTACTGGCCGGGAGAAGAAATGATCCCCGCAGCCTGATGCTGGTGGCGGAGATGGATGGACGGATCATCGCCTGTGCGGATATATGTTCTCACGGTCCGAAGAGCCGTCTGATGCACCGTGGTGAACTCGGCATCTCAATCCTGAAGGATTACTGGCACCAGGGCATCGGTTCCGCTCTGATGGAACGGCTGATTGCCTTTGCCCAAAGGTCCGGTTATGAGCAGATTGAGCTGACTGTTGAGTCAAAGAACCGTCGCGCCATTAACCTGTACATGAAGTATGGATTCACGGTTTTCGGCACCCGTCCCCACGGTATGAAATATCCTGACGGCAGCTATGACAATGATTACCTGATGGTCAGAATGCTGTAA
- a CDS encoding MFS transporter: MVKTKSNLRKFILLWAGELISSIGGGLTSFGLGVYIFQQTGSAANMALITLLGFLPTLLLSVPAGALADRYDRRLLMMIGDGCSALGIVFILVCMMNGGASLAQICIGVLISSVFSALLEPAFRATITDLLTREEFSRASGLVSLAGSARYLFSPILAGFLLTVSDVKLLLVIDICTFFLTVISAAVVRKSIGKKTAEKKEGLLDSIRDGWRILRSERGVLLLVLVSSAITLFMGMFQILAEPMVLSFSDEKTLGITETICASGMLVSGLILGVRGIKRNFTGIMSMSLAAAGIMMIGFGLFENICTICISGFLFFAALPFANNCLDYLTRTHIPDDVQGRVWGLIGFLSQFGYVIAYAVSGVAADALGQWTGMGVGRGSAMVIQAAGGMMAAIAVSMLFIRSIRGLENKTEQTA; encoded by the coding sequence ATAGTGAAAACCAAATCAAATCTACGGAAATTTATCCTGCTCTGGGCAGGCGAACTGATTTCATCCATCGGAGGCGGACTGACCAGCTTTGGCCTGGGGGTTTACATTTTCCAGCAGACAGGAAGCGCAGCCAACATGGCGCTGATCACACTGCTTGGATTTCTTCCTACACTTTTGCTCAGTGTGCCTGCGGGCGCCCTGGCGGACCGGTATGACCGCCGGCTGCTGATGATGATCGGTGACGGGTGCTCCGCGCTGGGCATTGTTTTCATCCTGGTCTGCATGATGAACGGCGGCGCATCCCTGGCTCAGATCTGCATCGGCGTACTGATCAGCTCTGTGTTTTCCGCACTGCTGGAGCCTGCATTCCGTGCCACGATTACCGACCTGCTGACCAGGGAAGAGTTTTCCCGGGCCAGCGGCCTGGTTTCCCTGGCGGGCAGTGCCCGATATCTGTTTTCCCCGATCCTGGCTGGTTTTCTGCTGACGGTCAGCGACGTGAAACTGCTGCTGGTGATTGATATCTGCACCTTTTTCCTGACGGTGATCAGTGCCGCGGTGGTTCGGAAAAGCATTGGAAAGAAAACTGCGGAAAAGAAGGAGGGCCTTCTGGACAGTATCCGGGACGGATGGAGGATCCTGCGGTCTGAAAGAGGCGTGCTGCTTCTGGTACTTGTTTCCTCCGCTATCACCCTGTTTATGGGGATGTTCCAGATCCTGGCGGAGCCTATGGTGCTCTCTTTTTCAGATGAAAAAACGCTGGGGATTACTGAAACCATCTGTGCCAGCGGCATGCTGGTATCCGGCCTGATCCTGGGCGTGCGGGGAATCAAAAGGAACTTTACCGGCATCATGAGCATGTCGCTTGCTGCTGCCGGGATTATGATGATCGGTTTCGGCCTGTTTGAAAACATCTGCACAATCTGCATTTCCGGGTTCCTGTTTTTTGCTGCCCTGCCTTTTGCCAACAACTGCCTGGACTACCTGACGAGAACCCATATTCCTGACGATGTCCAGGGCAGGGTATGGGGACTGATCGGCTTCCTGTCCCAGTTTGGCTACGTGATCGCCTATGCCGTATCCGGCGTTGCCGCTGACGCACTGGGTCAGTGGACCGGCATGGGAGTCGGAAGGGGATCCGCCATGGTAATCCAGGCGGCGGGCGGAATGATGGCGGCCATCGCTGTCAGCATGCTTTTCATCCGGAGCATCCGGGGACTGGAAAACAAAACGGAACAAACAGCATAA
- a CDS encoding SH3 domain-containing protein, with amino-acid sequence MKKHVWLTILALVMMIVLGSVITAQAEIIPPYGQGQIGLSAVVLCEDLTLRQAPGTNAGILDTLHDGARIIVYEQKDGWAHIFTGDSEDSAEGWVKADYLAIDPAWFKADSATPVYAWNDTSALKVGLLDKDTVLPILKDDGEWLVVGLRGASGWIHK; translated from the coding sequence ATGAAGAAACATGTCTGGTTAACAATTCTGGCCCTGGTAATGATGATTGTTCTTGGAAGCGTTATAACTGCTCAGGCAGAGATTATTCCTCCCTATGGTCAAGGGCAGATCGGCCTTTCGGCCGTGGTTCTGTGCGAAGATCTGACTCTGCGTCAGGCTCCCGGCACCAACGCTGGCATCCTGGATACCCTGCATGACGGAGCCCGGATCATTGTATATGAGCAGAAAGACGGCTGGGCCCATATCTTTACCGGGGATTCTGAAGACAGCGCTGAAGGCTGGGTGAAGGCAGACTATCTGGCCATCGATCCAGCCTGGTTCAAAGCTGACAGCGCCACTCCGGTATATGCCTGGAATGACACCTCCGCCCTGAAGGTCGGCCTGCTGGACAAGGATACCGTCCTGCCCATCCTGAAGGATGACGGCGAATGGCTCGTTGTCGGCCTGCGCGGCGCCTCCGGATGGATTCATAAGTAA